The sequence below is a genomic window from Chitinophagaceae bacterium.
GTTTCGGGAGGTGGAAGAAAATTAGAGGTGGTGAGCGGCATGGGAAAATATGAAACTGTTGCGGGGGGTGAAGGCATACAAAAATATTCGGGTGCAGTGATGGTGCAGGGACCCGACGGTAAACCAAGGTATTATCCTTTTGAATCGGAGTACCAGACAGCAAAAGGATCTGTTGTTGTTTCATCAGAAAACCTGAATATTATTTACGCTGGCATACCCAATCCATTTTCAGTTTCTGTTCCGGGATTTCCTGCTGATAAAGTAAGCGCTTCTGCCACCCAGGGAAGTTTCACAAAATCCGGATCAGGAAAATTTACTGCTGATATGCCGGGATCATTGGTGAATCAGAAAGTGACTGTAAATGTTTCGGTGGCTCTGGAAGCTGGTAGCCGTCAGATAGGTTCGCAGGAATTTGTAATTAAGCGCATACCTGATCCGATTGCAGCAATTAATGGTACGATCACGGAAGGTGACATACCCACTAGTACGCTAAAAGCCGTTCCCGGAATAGGTGCGATTTTAAAGGACTTTTATTTCCAGGGCGTTCGCTTTGATGTCACTTCATTTGAATGTGTTTATATCCCCAAAAGACAGGATGCCAGAATTGAACAGAATTCAGGTGCAAAGTTTAACGCAAAAGTGGCCCAGTTTGTACAAGGATGTAAGCCAGGCGATCAGATCATTTTCAGAAAGATAAGAGCAGTTGGTCCGGACAAAACACCACGTAATCTTAATAGTATTCCGCTTCAGATTAAGTAACGGATTTAATCAGTAAATCAATTGTTATGAAGAAATTCAGCGTCCTTACAATTATTGCGGTAATCATGCTTGCAGGTACTTTTAGTTCCTACGGTCAGGCAGATGAATTAATGCCCAGGGATTTGTTTTATGATAAGGTGGCTCCAATTGAGAAAGAAGTGATACCTTATGATAACATACGTGAAGCTGATGTGCTTTGGCAAAAACGGATCTGGAGAATAATCGATTCAAGAGAAAAAATGAACCTTCCATTTAAATATGAAGGCATTGACTGGAAGGATCTGAAACCATTAGTGTTTGTTCTTCGTGATGCAGCAATTTCAGGGGAAATAACGGTGTACCAGGAAGACAATTTCAAGACGGTGAAATTACCGGATGATGTAGCGAAGATTGGTGCGGGTAATGATACCATTCAGCTTTCTGACCTTGATGGTAACTATGTTAAAGATACAGTGCTGGTACGGGAGTTTGACCCAACTAAGGTCAGCAAGTACAGAATAAAGGAAGATTGGTTTTTTGATGAAGAAACTTCTGCAATGCAGGTGCGCATTATTGCGATAGCACCTTTGTATTATGATGATCAGATTCAACTTGATCTCCCGATGTTTTGGGCATATTATCCAACTGCCCGGAATGTGTTGGTAAAGCAAGAAGTTTTTAATCAGCGCAATGATGCAGTGAGATTAACGTGGGATGATCTTTTTGAAATGAGATTGTTCACGAGTTATATTTATAAGGAGTCGAATGTGTTTGATCGGCGGATACAGGATTATGCAACCGGAACAGACGCACTTCGTGAATCAGATCGAATCAAGCAGGACATATTTGAATTCGAACATGATGTGTGGTCGTATTGATTTGAGCTAAATAATAAATTGAGCCCTGCCATTTGGCCGGGCTTTTTTGTGCGATGTACTTCCATCTATTGTTCTTGAATATTATACAGCTCAATGCTTCATCACGCAGGGTAAAAATTTTGCATTGCGGTTTGTGTAAAACTAATTTGATAATCCAGGAAGATGGTAATACCTTTTATCAGAAACTCAGACCTTATTGTATTTTTTTCTATATGCCAAAGGTGACATGCCTGTAATTTTTCTGAAGACTTCCCGAAATGCCTTTACATCTGTATATCCAACATCATACATCACCTCGTTGATTGTTTTACGGCTGTTTTCAAATGCATTTTTTGAAGCTTCAATTTTTGCACGTTGTGCATACACTAATGGTGTATTGCCTGTTGCCTTTATAAACCGTCTGTCAAAATTTCGTCTGCCAACCGCAAAAGTGGAAGCTATGTGCGTAATTGAAATTTTTTCGTCCAGCTTACTTTCAATATAGGACTGCGCTTTTTTAATTAATTCGTCCCCATGCTTTTTTTGACCTGCAAAAATGGTGAAGGTTGACTGACTGTTTCTGTCTATTTCAATTTGAAATATTTTGGAGCAGAAAATGGCTGTTTTCCTGTCGTAATATTTCTCAACGAGATAAATTATCAGGTTAAGAAATGAATAAGCACCTCCATTTGTATAAATTCCATTTTCATCAGTTATTAATTTATCTGCCTGTAAATTTATTTTCGGAAACATTGTTCTGAAATTATCTGCTGCAGCCCAGTGTGTGGAACAGCTTTTCCATCTAATAAGCCTGATGATGCAAGCAAAAAAGCACCGGTACAGATAGTTGCCACTTCGGCACCCTGCTTATATTGTTCTTCAATCCATTCAATCAATAACTTGTTATGCTTCACAGCCTTGGTATAATCATGATTCAAAGAAGGAATAATAATGAGATTGGTTTCAGCTATTGCTGAAATGTTTTTATGCGGCTTCACTGAAAATAAACCATCATGATATTTTACCGTTCTTGAAACACCCGCCAGTTCTATTTTATAAAAATCTCTTTTCCCGCTGCTTTTGCAATACTCATTTGCCCGGGTGAATATTTTGTAAGCGCCGACGATACTGCTGAGATTATTTTCCTTTCCGTCAGGGACAACGATGGTTACATGTTTCATTGATTTTTTGTGCAAATATAGGATTAAGCCTTGTCCAAATTGGCCCACTACAGTTACTATTTAGTAACTAAACCTTCGAACAACTAAGGATTACATTATTTTCTTATTTACGATTTTATGAAGGATAAAACTTAAAAGAAACACTCCATTGTCTTGCTCAAAACATCATCATTTAATTTTCTGAAAATTTCTCTGAAAAATTTGCGTAGTTAAATAGCTACATGTATATTTGTAGTCAAATAGCTACGCAATGAATTTAAGAAGAGACGTATTTCAGGCCATTGCCGACCCTACCAGAAGGGCCATACTTCTTTTGCTTGCTTCGCAATCCATGACGGCGGGAGCAATAGCCAGCAACTTTGACACTGCAAGACCAACTGTTTCAAAACACCTTCAAATACTCACAGAATGCGAGTTGCTTAAGCAAGAGCAAAGCGGCAGGGAAATATCCTATCACGTTAATGCAAAAAAAATGAAAGAAGTAGCTGACTTTATTGAAGCATTCCGCAAACTGTGGGATGACCGGTTTAACAAGTTAGAATCCATCATGAAAAAATATAAAACAAAATAATAGAACCGTGGAACGTAAAACAAAAATCAATGCTGAAGACGGTAAGCAGGAATTAGTGATAACGAGGGAATTTGATTTGCCTTTGGAATTACTTTTCAGAGCATATGCAGAGCCCGACCTTGTTGAACAATGGATGGGAACGAAAGTGCTGAAGCTTGAAAATAAAAAGCACGGCAGTTATCAATTTGAAACAACCGATCCCAAAGGGAATAAACACGGTTTCAATGGCGTCATTCATGAGTTTACCTTAAACAGGAAAATTATAAGGACATTTGAAATGGAGCATACACCTTTTGAGGTCCAGCTTGAGTTCCTTGAATTTGAACAACTTACTGATGACACCAGCAAACTCACTATGCAAGTAATTTATAAATCAGCAAAGCTCAGAGACCAGTTGCTGCAGCTACCTTTTGCCCAAGGCATTAACATGGCGCATAACCGGATACAAGAAATAGCAAGCAGACTAAAATGACAAACCATGACCAAGAGAAATAAAATTATCTACTGGATTGCCACGATCTGGCTCGCAGCAGGAATGATAGCAACAG
It includes:
- a CDS encoding SRPBCC domain-containing protein, with translation MERKTKINAEDGKQELVITREFDLPLELLFRAYAEPDLVEQWMGTKVLKLENKKHGSYQFETTDPKGNKHGFNGVIHEFTLNRKIIRTFEMEHTPFEVQLEFLEFEQLTDDTSKLTMQVIYKSAKLRDQLLQLPFAQGINMAHNRIQEIASRLK
- a CDS encoding winged helix-turn-helix transcriptional regulator, which translates into the protein MNLRRDVFQAIADPTRRAILLLLASQSMTAGAIASNFDTARPTVSKHLQILTECELLKQEQSGREISYHVNAKKMKEVADFIEAFRKLWDDRFNKLESIMKKYKTK
- the gldN gene encoding gliding motility protein GldN, which gives rise to MKKFSVLTIIAVIMLAGTFSSYGQADELMPRDLFYDKVAPIEKEVIPYDNIREADVLWQKRIWRIIDSREKMNLPFKYEGIDWKDLKPLVFVLRDAAISGEITVYQEDNFKTVKLPDDVAKIGAGNDTIQLSDLDGNYVKDTVLVREFDPTKVSKYRIKEDWFFDEETSAMQVRIIAIAPLYYDDQIQLDLPMFWAYYPTARNVLVKQEVFNQRNDAVRLTWDDLFEMRLFTSYIYKESNVFDRRIQDYATGTDALRESDRIKQDIFEFEHDVWSY